GGGAAAAGGTCATCTCGAGCCGGCGCTGCTGACGGTCCAGCTGGGAAGCTCCCAGCGGTCCAGCAGGCTGGCCTCCTCATCCGCAAGGTACACCCGAGCTCCAGCTGATTTCTCTGTGTCCCCTCCCAGCCTTCCCACATTTCTGGAGGAAGGACAGACTGTGTCCTAAGAACCTCCTGTAACTTCCTGCTGGTACTACCGTCCCCTTCCTGAGAAATGCCAGCTTCCTGGGGGCCAGGCCCAGCTTATTCCCGACTGCCCGCTGGCCTTGGCTCACCCGGAGATTCCGAGCTGGGACTCACTACTCAGGGAGCAGTGGAGGGGCTGGACCCGTGCACCCGCCCAGGAGAGCCGGGAGTCGGTGGAGAGAATGACCAGCTCGGAGCTGAGCCCAGAGAAGGCGCCTCCCTGCCCCTGACGGCCTTCGGGGCCCGGCCCTGCCCTGGGTGTTTGCTCCTTTCCTGTTTCAGGATGGTCTGAATGGGGTCTCTGTCCTTGCAAACCACCACCCTTGACTAAGTGTCCGCTGGCGCCTCTGTCCCATCAGCCACTTCCAGGGTGTCAGGCAATTCCTGCCCGACACCTGCACGTCCCCGGAGAAGCCTTGAAGGCGATGCGGGGACTGGACTGCAACATTTTGTCTCTGGGGAAGAGACAGAAGTTCCCTCGAGGCAGAAACAAAGAGGTGGCCTCAAGGCCCTGCTTGCTGGTGCGGCCGGGCTGACACCCGAAGCACAAGGAGCTCCCGTCAGAACCAGAAGGACGGGGCGCGAGACACGTGTGGGCGGCTGCACGGACCCTCAGGGAGGTCGCAGACTCTTCTTCGGCGTCTGAACAGGTACCAGATGAAGAGCAGGGCATACACCAGGGTGGCGAGGCTGGCCGAGGCCCAGATCACGATGTTTCCGAGCAGGTGGATCTGTGCCTGCGGGCGCACAGAGAGACCCTGTCACCTCAGCCAACACGCCACAGCCCAGAGCAGACACGGGCACCCACCACACCCTCCGCCCTCGCTGCCGGGACGGACGTGCGAAGGTTCTCAGCTCCGTAAGCTGAAACTGAGAACCGGGAGTAGACGGGATTCTGTTCTGACGACAGAGCTGCTCCCAGGGGGCTGATGCAGAGCTGCAGGGCGCTAAGGACCCGCTCATCTCAGACCCCGCTTCTCAGCGAGCCGTGGCCCCCCGCTTCCGGGGGGGAGGAAAAGGGCGAGCATCTTGAGCacatacccccccccccccccagcggGTAATTACTGGGCACCCGCCACGTGCTGCGTTTGCTCTCCCAGGTGAAGAGAGGCGATGTACAGGGAAACAGGGCACTGACCGGCCCAGACGCCATGTGCCACGCGGGAAATCAAGCAGGGCTGTTTTGAAAACCACGTCTGCCAGAGAAGGGGAGCCATGCGCTCCCAGCACAGCCACCAAGCCTGGTTTCCCTCGGCCTGTGGACAAGCTAGGACCCGACCCCTTGGCACCTCAGGGGAGCTCTGGCCTCGAGCTGCCACAGCACTAAAAACAAGTCCCAGGCTTTTGTTAGGGAAGCACAGGAAGGCTGGGACTTGGTCGGATGCAACAGCTGCTCTTAACATCACAGAACTCTCAGGCGCAAGACAGCTCTGCCGCACAGACGCTCTGCTTACGCTGGTCCTGGGGTGCAGCCAGTAGGCGATGTTGGTGTCTAGCATGACCCAGTCCAGCGGCGTGGAGCTGTATTTATGTTCGGAATCGTCGCTTCTCACTGTCAGCATCCGCCACTGCGGAAAGCAGAGGCCGCTGGGAGTCACACGGACAGCCAGCCGCCTTCATCGCTCAGGGATCTGCCAGGGGGCAGAGTAAACCGCTGTCCCTCTCACGTGGGCGTCCGACCTCAAGTTCCTCTAGATCATGCCACAGAGGCAGCGCAACGGGCTGATGAGCCCAGGAGGCGCCTACCCCTGGGCTCCAGTCGCCTCGTCTGTTTAAGGGATGGGACTGGGCACTAAGGGTACTTTCTCTGGTGGCCCGTCCTGCCCTGACCTGCGTGCAGTGTCACTCTGCTGCACAGTCCCCTTGGCTCCTGACTGTTCCTGCCGGCAAAGCCACAAGGCAGGACAGCCAGGAGGCAGGGGACCGACAGTGCCAGGCATGTACTTAGAGTGGACAGAGGGAGATGCTCCCTCCCTGCCGAGTCAGGTCCCAGTTTAAAGGCTGACACTGGGCAGGCGGGAGTTCTACAGACTGCAGTGCCTTCCCTGGCGAGGAGCCAGCACCCAGTGGGCAAGGTCGCCCACCCCCCCGCCCGCCTGTCACCTGCAGCTCCGAGAATCTGGCCATGAAGCTGAGGTTTCTGCTGACGTCCGTCTGCGTAGGGGAGTGGAGCTCCAGTTCCCTCTCCTTCTGCTCCTGGCCTGGCAGACACACCGGAACCCACAAGATACAAGCACAACCAGGTCAGGGAGCTCCCAGTGGCAGCTGCGGCTGCTTTTCAAACAACCCGCCAGGACCCAGTCAGAGCGCGCCACTCCACGCGGCTTCCCCACAGCACACGGCCCACCCACCCGCTCAGCATCCTTCGAGTCAGAAAGCTCGGCTCGCCCTGCCTTCCAGGGacacccgcccccaccccgcgtCCTATCACTGCTCCAGCTACAGGGGGAGGGCGAGGGTCTGCAGCGGACACGGCCCCTCCCACGCGGCCGGGGCTCACTCCTGCCATAGCGGTGTTCCTCCACGCTCCACACGGTGCTCCCGTGGTAGCCCCGGGACAGCTGCTCCCCGACCACCTCCAGCTGCCGaaagccccagtccgggaggggcGCCCCGCTCAGCTGGCGaagagaagtggggagggtgtgagggagggccCGGCTCAGCCTGGCCCCGGGGCACCCCACCCCGGTCACTTGGCCAGCAGCTGACGAGGGCGGCCGGCTCTCCTCTGGGGAGCGTCACAGTAGGGTTTGGTTCTGAGCAGTCACAGAGGGCCCTCACCACTCCCGCAACACGTCATTCTGTCCCACCTGGCAGGACCGTGGGAGGCGGCATCAACCGACCTTGAGGATGGCTGAGGTGTTCACATGCACAAACCGGACCTCTGACAAGATGGTCTTCCAGACGTCCGTGTCCGACTCCCTGTTCACGATGTCCTGTAAAAGCAGGTCTGGTCCGTCATTTCACTCTTTTTCCAATTTCCTTAAGTGCAAAACCGAAGACCAGTCACCACAGTGAGACTGACGTGGTCTGATACGAGGGGACAGTCCCCCAAGGGGAGCTGACGGCTGATCCCAGACGGTGCCATCAACCTTATTTCTGACGCCTGTGCAAGGTGCTGGAGGGGGGTGGTCGGGGGAAGGGGACACTGCCCTCCTCCAGAGACTGCACAGGGCAGCCTTTTCAGTGGGGACTTAAAGACGGATGCTCACCCTTGAGCTTCTGCAACGCCTGACGGTGCGCAAAGATGGCGCAAAGGAAGGTCAGAGACTGTCCCTGAAAAGATGCCCTTACAGGGCACTCCTGACGCTGGGTAATAGAAAACTAACGTCTGAAGAGCTTGGCGCTGCCATATTTAACTTACTGGAGCCTGGCGATGACCCCGGGAAGTCATGTAGCTACTGACAAGAAAGAACCCGAGGGGCTAAGTGAGGACAGGACGAGGAGGCCAGGCCGGGCCTCACCCTCCGGTCAGCTGTCCTCTCTGCCTGTTCCCAGAGCTTCAGTTCCTGGAAACAGGGGCGTGTGGGGCTCGAAGTGCCACCAGAGGGGCTGAGGAGCAGGAAAGGATCGGCAATGGGCCTTAGCATCAAGGGGAGTGGGCGGGGCCTCCAGGAGAATCCTGGTGGCGAGGGGCTGGTACGACTCACATCAGAGGAGCACTGCGGGAGGGGACAGAGGCAGCTGCACAGACATCCGCGTGCGGCTCAGAGCGCCAGTACAGAGACAGAGGCGGCCTCCCCGGCCCCTGGTTTCGTTTCGCAGAGGGCCAGCAGCGCCTGGCCTCACACCATCGAGAGCCCGGCGGGGGGCGGTGCTACAGGCGTGCAGCCCGTGGGGGCTGAAGGGGAGCCCGTGGGGGCTGAAGGGGAGCCCGGCTCCCCCGGAGGTTAGCCCAGTGTGGCCACCGCACCGCCACTGCGCTTCTCACGCgtgtccctgacttcagacggtCCGACGGCCCAGTGACAGAACCTTCCTCCTGCCACTCTGCCCAGGGCACTGCCTGACCACAGGCCCAGGGCCTAGGAGGGCAGTGCCAGGAATCAACCCCCAGATGGCCCTGCCTGTCCCCAGGGAAACCCTTCTTAATCCCTGGTGAGGGTTGACAAAAGAGGCACTGGCTTGGAGGCCAAAGAGTGGGAGGGACCTTCTGCCAGCAGTGCCACGTGAGCCCCATACGGAGTGCCCACCCGTCCATCGTACCATAAGCTCCTTCTTCTGATAGAAGAAAACTACCCAGTTCCCCCTTTCCGTAGAACAGTCACTTGTCCTAAGGGGCAGCTTGGAATGGGCTGCTGCCAGCACGCACGGTCGCTGGGGTTAGACTCACCAGCCTCCAGAGGTTCTGGGCGGGCATGGAGACATTGTAGTCGATGTAGCAGGACACCTCCTGGGAGTGAGGGCTCAGGGGGGCCGCGACGTCGTGCCTGGAAAACCAAACAGCGCTGCCGAGGGGCTTCCCGAGCTCCTCTGAAAGGCGCTCACTGTGCTTTTACAGGAAAATAAACGCTTTTCAGGAAACAAAGCCAGCTCAGCCTTCAAGCACCACGGTTGCCACTCCAAGGATGCAGCACGTAGGAGCTGGGCGATAAATCAAACACGAGAGGGCAGAGATTCTGCAATCATGACATCTCTGGGGGAATCTGGCAGACGTCCATCCAAACCGTGGGGCCTGTCATCCCCCTTTCAGAGGACGGGCGGAGCCCGGGAGCTCACCCGGCCAGCCGGCAGCACCCTGAGGTCAGTTCTCGGAAATGGCTGGGGCGCCAAGACTACTATTGGAGGACAACACGCCCAGAAACCCCGGCTCTCCTCGCCCACGCACTAGGAAACCGCGCTTCACCAGACTCTGCGAGAGGTCCCGCAGAGGAGCTGGGGACCTTGAAGCGAGCAGGAAGTCAGTCACGAGCGCAGGCCCTGTGAGTGCCACGAATGACACCCAACCAGGGCAGGCACAGCACACAGCAACGCTTTTGCTGCGGGGACATCTCAGCTGATACCTGAATGAAGTGAGCGAGTGGGCCACGGGGTGACGTGTGTGTGGGGGGATCTGAGctgaagaacattccaggcagacagAGCAAATGAAGGCCCCAGGGGGCCAGCAACTTTGTCCCAGCATCGCAGGACAAAGGGAACGGGGCCTGCGCGGGGCTGGGCgtgcagagagaaggaagcaacCTTCGTGGATTTCCTGACACAGCGACTACAGGGGTGGGAGAAGAGGATGAGGACTGAGCAACTGGCTCCTTCCCCGGGAAGCAGAAGGGGAGGCAGAGAGCCCAGGCATCCAGCGGGGAGGCCGGGGCTGGGGCGCGAGTGTGGGGTCACTGAGACCCACGAGATGGCCCGAGAGGCCTGGTGGAAGGAGAGCAGAGGCGGCCCGGGCCCGTCCATATGCGGAGGCTGCCCAGAAGTCAAGCCAGGGAGGGTTCCTGACTCCATCCCCCAGCTGAGATCCTTCCTGAACTCACTTCTTCCCGCGGGTCCCCCATCTGCAAGGACGCCCACACTTCATTCCAGGCAGGACTCTCCTCGTCACCCCGGCCCCCCCTGCAGGACGGGTGAGAGGCTGCTGTCCCACTCAGGTCACTAAGGCTCTCCCCCTACCCTGCGACCACCACTAGGGGTCCCCTGCCCCCCGACATCgagggcagagccaggccagAGGCAGTGGCGCACAGCAGCGGTCACGCTTTGCTCTGAACAGAGGAGGGGACTCACGTGTTGAGGAGGCGGGTGGTCATGCCGTGCACCAGCTGCACGACGTCGCCGTGCCGCACGGGCCTCGGGGGGTTGTTCACCACCAGCTGGTGCCTGGAAGAAAGTGTAGCTGCGCTCACGGGGCGGCAGGGGCCCCAGTCCTCGCTCGCGCAACGCGGAATCGCACAGCCGCCCGGTCACCGTGTTCCTTGTATGAGATGAACGCGTGTGAAAACACAGCGCGTACGTTTTATTTAACTCTCTTCAGAGACCTCAGGTCACTTTCCAAGCTTCCTGGCGTGGCCCCACTAGTAGCCACCTTCCACTGACCGCAACTGCGCCATACCTGCTACGAATGCCCACACCTGCCCCGAAATCCTTCTAACAGACTGTGGCTCCACGTTCGCTTGGTGAAAGTGGCAAGGGCCTATCAGACCCTGCCCCACGGCTGGGAGCTGAGCATCTGGCGGAGCCAGACGGACGTGGCCACCACCCTCAAGTTACTGCACTGAGTGGGAACCAGGGAGCAAACATGTGGGCAGCCGGACAGCGGACACGCGGAAGCCAACGGGATGCTGACAGCGGGGAAGGTGGGGGAGCCTGGGAGGCGGCCAGGCAGCGCCCCAGAGGAGCTGACTTTCAGGTGCTGAGTAAAAGGCCCTGGTGGGACCCTTCCAGGCTGCGGGGACAGCGGTGCAGAGCCTGTGGCAGGAGCCTGCCTCCCTGCAGAAATGAGGGGCAGGGTGAGCGCTGCGaggggagtggggctggagcCGGAGGGCGCGGCCCTGCAGACCAGTTGGGGACTGGATCCGTTCTCAGGGCCATGGAGCTCGGAGCTCAGGGAGGGGTTTGAGCAGGAGCCTGACCTGACACCTGGGGGGCTGTGGGTATCGGGGAGGCAGGCGCGGAAACAGACCAATGGGGGAGACGGACACCCTGACGGCAGAACCAACAGGACGGGCTGGGACTGGAGGTGGGGATGACGGCAGGAAGGCGGGCGTCTGCAGGGCGGCGGGGAGTGGGGGCAGACCACGGGGTGGGGAGAGTCGGGACACCCCTGGCAACACCCGGAGGAGATGCTGGGCCCCTAAGTCCTGGACCGCGGGCTGCCCGGCACAGAGCCGGTCCCGAGGCTTCGCGGACGGAGCATGGACAGAGAGGAGGCCGGGACCAAGGCGAGGTGTCCCCGGACCTGTACTCACCTCCCGGGGTCCTTTACAATCCACCAGTTGTTGACATCCTTGAAGGGGTAGCAGGTCACCTGCTGCTGGTGGGAGCTGCCGCGGCCATTCTCGTATCTGCGAGAAGAGGGTACATCTGCGGGTGGGGCACCAAGGGGCCCGCGgcctccccctaccccccaccaaGGTCCCTACAGACACCACCCAGCGAGCTGTCCAGATCCACTCACGTCCCAGCGGGGCTGAAGACGTGAGCCCAGGCAGTGCCAGTCCCTCTAGTGGTTTTACACGCAGAAATAACTAGTCTCGTCGATAACCGGGACCTGAGagctcagtttcttttttgtctcGCAAACTTACTCACAGAAAGTGAGGGTTGGTAAtagcaaaaatgtgaaaaaacaaaacacgttATAACCTTCGAATTAAAAACGTCACTTTCCTTACATCACGGGGTAGGTGCTCTGGTGGGAATGAAGCCAGCAGGGCACGGGTTGGCCAAAGGCGTTCTTCAGAGTGACCTGGGAACCGTAGGCCACCTCCAGGGGCTGGCCTTGTGTGATCCGCGCCAGTCCCCCCTGAGACAGGAGCAAAGGGGTGGccggtgagagggagagagaaagcgaGAGCGTGACACCTCCGCCAGCCCCTATGACGGCCGGGGTGTATTCCGGGTGGGGGCAGTTATCACTGTATCTCACAATTTGCTACGGCTGCATGTGATATAATCCTGACATGTTACGCTGTATGACCGCCGACCGgaggctgccctgggccaggCGCTCACCGAGCCCCTCCCCGCTCGTCCTTGTGGCCTGCAGGATCTCTGCTCTCCCACTAcgggttgaacccgggccccagcagtgaaagcgcagagtcctaaccactggactaccagggaatccCCCCCATTAGTCCGTATTTACTTCTTACAGGCATCCCGTGATAAGAGCAATTATGTCCGTCTGACTCTGGGATTTGGGTGAGTGAAGAAGTTTCCCCAGACACACAGAGCTGGCTGTCAGCAGAGCCGGCCCTTAAGAGCAGGTCTGTCCGACTTCAGAGTCTGCCTTGCTGACACCACGACTggagcattttattatttttgcaaagTTACTTGAGTGAATGCCAGAGTCGCGTTTGTCCTGTGCAGCCTGGCACCTGCCCAGCAGGTCACACTGCAGAGAGCGGACCCCTCGTCCCCTCCTATACCTTCAGCATGTTCAGAATTCGTGTAGTAGTGAAGCGATGCCTCACTTCTCGTTCTGGTTTTTCCTCTAAGGCCCACTTGCGGTGTTTCTGAGTCTAGTGTGGCCTTCTTTCTAGGATGGCTGGGGTGTCCCTTTTACCTCCAAGCTGGCCTGGAAAGCACTGGACATGATTTGGTCGTGGGGCCCGGAGCGGCAGAGCACCAGCAGGTGGACATAGAAGAACAGCAGGTACACGAGGACGGGGATGACCAACAGGGCCACCGCTCGGGCGAGCAGGTGACAGAGCACACGGACCTGCCAGAGAGGGAGGGGACGTCACCCCTGCTTTGGGGAAGGCGGGCCCAGGTCTGTCCCCCTCCGAGGCCTGTCATCAGGCGCTCCCTGCCCCCCCGACCCCCCAGGGCCAGCCTCGCCCTGCCCAGGACGTCAGCACCTACGTTTGACAGCGTCTGGTCTCCTATCAGGTGCCAGGCGTGGACAGCGGCAACCCCAAGCACCAGTAAGTATGTGAACACACCCACATATTTGATGCTGAAGGGA
The Phocoena sinus isolate mPhoSin1 chromosome 6, mPhoSin1.pri, whole genome shotgun sequence DNA segment above includes these coding regions:
- the POMT1 gene encoding protein O-mannosyl-transferase 1 isoform X1, with the translated sequence MLGFLQRPVVVTADINLNVVALTAVGLLSRLWQLAYPRAVVFDEVYYGQYISFYMKRIFFFDGSGPPFGHMLLALGGYLGGFDGNFLWNRIGAEYSTNVPVWSLRLLPALAGALSVPMAYQIVWELGFSHCAAVGAALLILIENALITQSRLMLLESALIFFNLLAVLSYLKFSNSQKHGPFSPSWWFWLVLTGVACACAVGIKYVGVFTYLLVLGVAAVHAWHLIGDQTLSNVRVLCHLLARAVALLVIPVLVYLLFFYVHLLVLCRSGPHDQIMSSAFQASLEGGLARITQGQPLEVAYGSQVTLKNAFGQPVPCWLHSHQSTYPVIYENGRGSSHQQQVTCYPFKDVNNWWIVKDPGRHQLVVNNPPRPVRHGDVVQLVHGMTTRLLNTHDVAAPLSPHSQEVSCYIDYNVSMPAQNLWRLDIVNRESDTDVWKTILSEVRFVHVNTSAILKLSGAPLPDWGFRQLEVVGEQLSRGYHGSTVWSVEEHRYGRSQEQKERELELHSPTQTDVSRNLSFMARFSELQWRMLTVRSDDSEHKYSSTPLDWVMLDTNIAYWLHPRTSAQIHLLGNIVIWASASLATLVYALLFIWYLFRRRRRVCDLPEDCWLRWALAGALCAGGWAVNYVPFFMMEKTLFLYHYLPALTFQILLLPVVLEHISDHLCRSQLQRSLFGALVVAWFASACHVSNTLRPLTYGDRSLSPSELKALRWKDSWDILIRKY
- the POMT1 gene encoding protein O-mannosyl-transferase 1 isoform X2; its protein translation is MKRIFFFDGSGPPFGHMLLALGGYLGGFDGNFLWNRIGAEYSTNVPVWSLRLLPALAGALSVPMAYQIVWELGFSHCAAVGAALLILIENALITQSRLMLLESALIFFNLLAVLSYLKFSNSQKHGPFSPSWWFWLVLTGVACACAVGIKYVGVFTYLLVLGVAAVHAWHLIGDQTLSNVRVLCHLLARAVALLVIPVLVYLLFFYVHLLVLCRSGPHDQIMSSAFQASLEGGLARITQGQPLEVAYGSQVTLKNAFGQPVPCWLHSHQSTYPVIYENGRGSSHQQQVTCYPFKDVNNWWIVKDPGRHQLVVNNPPRPVRHGDVVQLVHGMTTRLLNTHDVAAPLSPHSQEVSCYIDYNVSMPAQNLWRLDIVNRESDTDVWKTILSEVRFVHVNTSAILKLSGAPLPDWGFRQLEVVGEQLSRGYHGSTVWSVEEHRYGRSQEQKERELELHSPTQTDVSRNLSFMARFSELQWRMLTVRSDDSEHKYSSTPLDWVMLDTNIAYWLHPRTSAQIHLLGNIVIWASASLATLVYALLFIWYLFRRRRRVCDLPEDCWLRWALAGALCAGGWAVNYVPFFMMEKTLFLYHYLPALTFQILLLPVVLEHISDHLCRSQLQRSLFGALVVAWFASACHVSNTLRPLTYGDRSLSPSELKALRWKDSWDILIRKY